In one Tessaracoccus palaemonis genomic region, the following are encoded:
- a CDS encoding aspartate ammonia-lyase, translating to MPRTERDSLGELQIPDDAYWGINTARAMENFPISRREISVYPDLIIAYAQVKQAAARANRDIGVLDAERADLIDRAAQDIIDGSLHDQFVVGVIQGGAGTSTNMNVNEVIANRALELAGRPKGDYDFLSPNDHVNRSQSTNDTYPSAVKLSIAYGLGRLANEMRLLRSSFASKGREFREVLKVGRTQLQDAVPMTLGQEFRGFATTLGEDIARIEDVRPLLLEVNLGATAIGTGIASVPDFGPAVISHLREITGFDELVEAGDLIEATSDTGVFMSASSVMKRAAMKLSKICNDLRLLSSGPQAGLGEINLPAKQAGSSIMPGKVNPVIPEAVNQVAFIIAGSDVTIAMASEAGQLQLNAFEPVMAHVLLQNTAWLRRSVRTLRINCVDGITANTAHLRAMVDSSVGVITALIPRIGYLHAARLAKQALHEGVPVRSLILAEGLMSPDELDKALDPHGLSGGLFDTSVLPRLTPEVIAGLEAQLDEADRRDLA from the coding sequence ATGCCTCGCACAGAGAGAGACTCGCTCGGAGAGCTGCAGATACCCGATGACGCGTACTGGGGAATCAACACGGCTCGCGCGATGGAGAACTTCCCCATCAGCCGGCGCGAGATCAGCGTCTACCCGGATCTGATCATCGCCTACGCCCAGGTGAAACAGGCCGCGGCAAGGGCGAACAGGGACATCGGGGTCCTCGACGCCGAGCGCGCCGACCTGATCGACCGCGCGGCCCAGGACATCATCGACGGTTCGCTGCATGACCAGTTCGTCGTCGGCGTCATCCAGGGCGGCGCCGGCACGTCGACCAACATGAACGTCAACGAGGTCATCGCCAACCGGGCCCTCGAGCTCGCGGGCCGGCCGAAGGGCGACTACGACTTCCTCTCGCCCAACGACCACGTCAACCGCTCGCAGTCCACCAACGACACCTATCCGAGCGCCGTCAAGCTGTCGATCGCCTACGGGCTCGGCCGGCTCGCGAATGAGATGCGACTGCTGCGCAGCTCATTCGCGTCGAAGGGGCGGGAGTTCCGCGAGGTCCTGAAGGTGGGCCGCACGCAGCTGCAGGACGCCGTGCCGATGACGCTCGGGCAGGAGTTCCGCGGCTTCGCCACGACGCTGGGCGAGGACATCGCGCGCATCGAGGACGTCCGGCCGCTGCTGCTGGAGGTCAACCTCGGCGCCACCGCGATCGGCACCGGCATCGCGTCGGTGCCCGACTTCGGCCCGGCCGTCATCTCGCACCTGCGGGAGATCACCGGGTTCGACGAGCTCGTCGAGGCGGGCGACCTGATCGAGGCGACCAGCGACACCGGCGTGTTCATGTCCGCGTCGTCGGTCATGAAGCGGGCGGCGATGAAGCTGTCGAAGATCTGCAACGACCTGAGGCTGCTGAGCTCGGGCCCGCAGGCCGGGCTGGGGGAGATCAACCTCCCCGCGAAGCAGGCCGGGAGCTCGATCATGCCCGGCAAGGTGAACCCGGTCATCCCGGAGGCGGTCAACCAGGTCGCGTTCATCATCGCCGGCTCCGACGTGACCATCGCGATGGCGAGCGAGGCCGGACAGCTGCAGTTGAACGCCTTCGAGCCGGTCATGGCGCACGTGCTGCTGCAGAACACGGCGTGGCTGCGTCGGTCGGTCCGCACGCTGCGGATCAACTGCGTCGACGGGATCACGGCCAACACCGCGCACCTGCGGGCGATGGTCGACAGCTCCGTCGGCGTCATCACGGCGCTGATCCCGCGGATCGGCTATCTCCACGCCGCCCGGCTGGCGAAGCAGGCGCTGCACGAGGGCGTCCCCGTCCGGTCGCTGATCCTGGCGGAGGGGCTGATGTCGCCCGACGAGCTGGACAAGGCCCTCGACCCGCACGGACTGTCCGGCGGGCTGTTCGACACGAGCGTGCTGCCGCGGCTGACGCCGGAGGTGATCGCGGGCCTTGAGGCCCAGCTCGACGAGGCGGATCGCAGGGACCTCGCCTGA
- a CDS encoding glycosyl hydrolase, whose product MTGARADEAARSVLGTFGGRALGVPRTRLAAVARPGRPRGEWHYWWQAHLIDCLVDARLRGSALVDDRLIRGHVRGVWLRNGLRFRNGYFDDMAWLALASQRFGRLGGTDVASRRLRPVLESALRHDRGGGALWSTQRDFINTAATGPIALFLARAGEREEPRRLLSWLRANLADDDGLMRDGLRVVEGRLVPVSDVFTYNQGPVLGLMLELGGDELRAAEAHVRAVAGRLTRPGTRVLRTHGPGDGGLFSGILTRYLALAAADPRLDRDVRVLAGEVVTSTADDLWERRVERGWRGRPVLVFPQDTHATDVGETAELSTQLQAWMALEAAAVASSALR is encoded by the coding sequence GTGACCGGCGCCCGCGCCGACGAGGCCGCACGCTCCGTGCTGGGGACCTTCGGCGGCCGGGCGCTCGGCGTGCCCCGCACCCGGCTGGCCGCGGTCGCCCGGCCCGGCCGGCCGCGCGGCGAGTGGCACTACTGGTGGCAGGCGCACCTGATCGACTGCCTCGTCGACGCGCGGCTGCGCGGCAGCGCACTGGTCGACGACCGCCTCATCCGCGGTCACGTCCGAGGCGTCTGGCTGCGCAACGGGCTGCGGTTCCGCAACGGCTACTTCGACGACATGGCCTGGCTCGCGCTCGCCTCGCAGCGATTCGGTCGCCTGGGCGGGACCGACGTCGCCTCGCGGCGCCTGCGGCCCGTGCTGGAGTCCGCGCTGCGGCACGACCGGGGCGGCGGCGCGCTGTGGAGCACGCAGCGGGACTTCATCAACACCGCCGCCACCGGTCCCATCGCGCTGTTCCTGGCTCGCGCCGGTGAGCGCGAGGAGCCGCGGCGCCTGCTCAGCTGGCTGCGCGCCAACCTCGCCGATGACGACGGCCTGATGCGCGACGGGCTGCGGGTGGTCGAGGGCCGGCTCGTGCCCGTCTCGGATGTCTTCACCTACAACCAGGGGCCCGTGCTCGGCCTGATGCTGGAACTCGGCGGCGACGAACTCCGCGCCGCCGAAGCCCACGTGCGGGCGGTGGCCGGGCGCCTGACCAGGCCGGGGACGCGCGTGCTGCGCACACACGGGCCGGGCGACGGCGGGCTGTTCAGCGGCATCCTGACCCGCTACCTCGCGCTCGCCGCCGCCGACCCGCGCCTCGACCGCGACGTGCGCGTCCTCGCCGGCGAGGTCGTGACCTCGACGGCGGACGACCTCTGGGAGCGGCGCGTCGAGCGCGGCTGGCGCGGCCGACCGGTCCTCGTCTTCCCCCAGGACACGCACGCGACCGACGTCGGAGAGACCGCCGAGCTGTCCACACAGCTGCAGGCGTGGATGGCGCTGGAGGCGGCTGCCGTCGCGTCCTCGGCGCTACGGTGA
- a CDS encoding dipeptidase, producing MSLHEAAEAVIPSVLTDLKRLIAIPSVSSISEHDDDVLAAADVVAHLLSDVGCPTVELLEVPGGKPAVYGHFPAPEGAPTVLLYAHYDVQPTGDPDAWTSPAFAPSERDGRLYARGAADDKGGIAVHLGALRAFEGRPPVGVKVFIEGEEEIGSPSMAGLFEKFGDRLHADVFVIADAVNWKVGEPSLTATLRGSVDAVVTVSTLQTGLHSGQFGGVVPDALTALCRLLATLHDEAGNVAIEGLKTSPEPTVEYDDDRLREETGILEGVEWIGDGSAASRMWAKPSASVLAIDTTRLKDASNTLIPSAKAKVSVRIAPGDDPESATTALVDHLHSHAPWGAHITVEPGRHGSGSEFTLSGDLNEKVQAAFREAFGVEAVAIGTGGSIPIAAEFAERNPGAAVLLTAVVDPTSRMHGIDESVDLGDLAKAVVAETLLLQNLA from the coding sequence ATGAGCCTCCATGAAGCAGCAGAAGCCGTGATCCCCTCCGTCCTCACCGACCTGAAGCGGCTCATCGCCATCCCGTCGGTCTCGTCCATCAGCGAGCACGACGACGACGTGCTGGCCGCCGCGGACGTCGTCGCGCACCTGCTGAGCGACGTCGGCTGCCCCACGGTCGAGCTCCTCGAGGTGCCCGGCGGCAAGCCCGCGGTATACGGCCACTTCCCGGCCCCCGAGGGCGCCCCCACCGTGTTGCTGTACGCGCACTACGACGTGCAGCCCACCGGCGACCCCGACGCCTGGACGTCGCCCGCCTTCGCCCCGTCCGAGCGCGACGGTCGCCTCTACGCGCGGGGCGCGGCGGACGACAAGGGCGGCATCGCGGTGCACCTGGGCGCGCTGCGCGCGTTCGAGGGCCGCCCGCCGGTCGGCGTGAAGGTATTCATCGAGGGCGAGGAGGAGATCGGCTCGCCCAGCATGGCGGGCCTGTTCGAGAAGTTCGGCGACAGGCTGCACGCCGACGTCTTCGTCATCGCCGACGCCGTCAACTGGAAGGTCGGCGAGCCGTCGCTCACCGCGACGCTGCGCGGCTCCGTCGACGCGGTCGTCACCGTCTCGACGCTCCAGACCGGCCTGCACTCCGGCCAGTTCGGCGGCGTCGTGCCCGACGCGCTGACGGCGCTCTGCCGCCTGCTCGCCACCCTGCACGACGAGGCGGGCAACGTCGCGATCGAGGGGCTGAAGACCTCCCCGGAGCCCACCGTCGAGTACGACGACGACCGCCTCCGCGAGGAGACCGGCATCCTGGAGGGCGTCGAGTGGATCGGCGACGGCAGCGCCGCCTCGCGCATGTGGGCCAAGCCGTCCGCGTCCGTCCTCGCGATCGACACCACCCGCCTGAAGGACGCGTCCAACACGCTCATCCCGAGCGCGAAGGCGAAGGTCAGCGTCCGCATCGCGCCCGGCGACGACCCCGAGTCCGCCACCACGGCGCTCGTCGACCACCTGCACAGCCACGCCCCGTGGGGCGCGCACATCACGGTGGAGCCGGGCCGGCACGGCTCCGGCAGCGAGTTCACGCTGAGCGGCGACCTGAACGAGAAGGTGCAGGCCGCGTTCCGTGAGGCCTTCGGCGTCGAGGCGGTCGCCATCGGTACCGGCGGCTCCATTCCGATCGCCGCAGAGTTCGCCGAGCGCAACCCCGGCGCCGCGGTGCTGCTGACCGCCGTCGTCGACCCCACGTCCCGCATGCACGGCATCGACGAGTCCGTCGACCTCGGCGACCTCGCCAAGGCCGTGGTCGCCGAGACCCTGCTGCTGCAGAACCTGGCCTGA
- a CDS encoding winged helix-turn-helix domain-containing protein → MKQPPPTRSRLLRSDFQGQLLSTLFLLPEQERSLTELARHFDAGLTTVHTEIERLTTAGLVLDRRAGRARMVRADREHPLAPALTELLRLTYGPSTLLPAILKDVDALEKAYLLGTWAARRVGRPGPFPRNLDVLLVGDVEATCVQRAASEAKEALRQSVRFTVVEPSSWGSPDCAITTTAQRSPLLELSLA, encoded by the coding sequence ATGAAGCAACCGCCGCCCACTCGGAGCCGCCTCCTCCGATCGGACTTCCAGGGGCAACTGTTGTCGACGCTCTTCCTGCTCCCCGAGCAGGAGCGCTCGCTGACCGAACTCGCGCGCCACTTCGACGCAGGGCTGACCACCGTGCACACCGAGATCGAGCGCCTCACCACCGCCGGACTGGTCCTCGACCGCCGCGCCGGCCGCGCCCGGATGGTCCGCGCCGACCGCGAGCACCCGCTCGCCCCCGCGCTGACCGAACTCCTGCGTCTGACCTACGGGCCGTCCACCCTCCTGCCCGCGATCCTCAAGGATGTGGACGCGCTGGAGAAGGCGTACCTGCTCGGCACCTGGGCCGCGCGTCGCGTCGGCCGCCCCGGCCCGTTCCCGAGGAACCTCGACGTGCTGCTGGTCGGCGACGTCGAGGCCACCTGCGTGCAGCGCGCGGCGTCCGAGGCGAAGGAGGCGCTGCGCCAGAGCGTGCGGTTCACCGTCGTCGAGCCCTCGTCGTGGGGATCCCCGGACTGCGCCATCACGACCACGGCCCAGCGGAGCCCGCTCCTCGAGCTGAGCCTCGCCTGA
- a CDS encoding LysR family transcriptional regulator, which produces MSDTRTPLDLNLLRTFLCVYRVGSLTGAAPGLGLSQPTVTAQVRSLEERLGRQLFERLARGVQPTAFAHELAARVAAPLDQLSGLEDDGPLGVRVAPVHLAGPSELLCTRVLPALAPLVSQGVELRVAQGMTDELMDEMRGGQHDLVIATRRPRGKGLVSTPLTDAQYALVISPSWAGRGVPLAATGCELCDALRQVPLVAYAEDLPIVRRYWRTAFNKQAAREASLTVPNLHAVVSAVTSGAGYSVVPRELCEEHLADGRLVELNVDQESPLNTFFLVRRPGAEANAHVGAVERALVEAAKTW; this is translated from the coding sequence ATGTCGGACACACGTACCCCCCTGGATCTGAACCTGCTGCGGACCTTCCTGTGCGTGTACCGCGTCGGCTCGCTCACGGGTGCGGCTCCCGGGCTCGGGCTGTCCCAGCCGACCGTGACGGCGCAGGTGCGCAGCCTGGAGGAGCGGCTCGGCCGCCAGTTGTTCGAGAGGCTCGCCCGCGGCGTGCAGCCGACCGCCTTCGCGCACGAGCTTGCCGCCCGGGTGGCCGCGCCGCTGGACCAGCTGTCCGGCCTCGAGGACGACGGACCGCTCGGCGTCCGCGTGGCTCCCGTGCACCTCGCCGGACCGTCCGAGCTCCTGTGCACGAGGGTGCTGCCCGCGCTGGCGCCCCTGGTCTCGCAAGGGGTCGAGCTGCGGGTCGCTCAGGGCATGACGGACGAGCTGATGGACGAGATGCGCGGCGGCCAGCACGACCTGGTCATCGCCACCCGCCGCCCCCGCGGGAAGGGGCTCGTGTCGACGCCGCTCACCGACGCGCAGTACGCGCTGGTGATCTCGCCCTCGTGGGCCGGCAGGGGCGTGCCGCTGGCGGCGACCGGGTGCGAGCTGTGCGACGCGCTGCGTCAGGTGCCGCTCGTGGCCTACGCCGAGGACCTGCCGATCGTGCGCCGCTACTGGCGCACCGCGTTCAACAAGCAGGCGGCGAGGGAGGCGTCGCTGACGGTGCCGAACCTGCACGCGGTCGTCTCGGCCGTGACGTCGGGGGCGGGCTACTCCGTCGTGCCGCGTGAGCTGTGCGAGGAGCACCTGGCGGACGGGCGCCTGGTGGAGTTGAACGTCGACCAGGAGTCGCCGCTCAACACGTTCTTCCTGGTGCGGCGCCCCGGTGCGGAGGCCAACGCGCACGTCGGCGCGGTCGAGCGTGCGCTGGTGGAGGCCGCGAAGACCTGGTGA
- a CDS encoding type 1 glutamine amidotransferase domain-containing protein: protein MNTILFLMTGSDTWTLNDGTAHRTGFWAEEAVTPLQIFKDAGYAVQVATPGGVVPPVDPASLSDDISADQPELKSPIAIADVDLADYAAVFVPGGHGPMEDLAVDADSGRLLADAVTSGKLVGVVCHGPAALLAATKADGSNAFAGYTITAFTNAEEKIGGLADKAPWLLQDRLTEAGLTVEVGAPFQPHTATDRNVLTGQNPASSAPLAENILEALK from the coding sequence ATGAACACGATTCTCTTTCTGATGACCGGATCCGACACCTGGACCCTGAACGACGGCACCGCGCACCGCACCGGCTTCTGGGCCGAGGAGGCCGTGACGCCGCTGCAGATCTTCAAGGACGCCGGCTACGCCGTGCAGGTCGCCACCCCGGGCGGCGTCGTGCCGCCCGTCGACCCCGCCAGCCTGAGCGACGACATCTCCGCCGACCAGCCCGAGCTGAAGTCCCCCATCGCCATCGCCGACGTCGACCTCGCGGACTACGCCGCGGTGTTCGTCCCCGGCGGCCACGGCCCGATGGAGGACCTCGCGGTCGACGCCGACTCCGGCCGGCTGCTCGCCGACGCGGTGACGTCCGGCAAGCTCGTCGGCGTCGTCTGCCACGGCCCCGCCGCCCTGCTGGCCGCGACGAAGGCCGACGGCAGCAACGCCTTCGCCGGCTACACCATCACTGCCTTCACCAATGCCGAGGAGAAGATCGGCGGCCTCGCCGACAAGGCTCCCTGGCTCCTGCAGGACCGCCTCACCGAGGCCGGCCTGACCGTCGAGGTGGGCGCGCCCTTCCAGCCGCACACCGCCACGGACCGCAACGTGCTGACGGGCCAGAACCCGGCCTCGTCCGCACCCCTCGCCGAGAACATCCTGGAGGCGCTCAAGTGA
- a CDS encoding NADH:flavin oxidoreductase/NADH oxidase, with the protein MTATRLFSPITLRGLTIPNRLWMAPMCQYSAPAEGPLTGVPGEWHAQHYGARAVGGVGAIIVEATAVVPEGRITAWDLGLWDEAQVEGHRRLTDFMKEQGVVPVVQLAHAGRKASTNREFLGGQPLDPATDRLGWEVVGPSAIAFDDVLPVPHDLSLAEIAGVVDAFAAASRRAVAAGYQMIEVHAAHGYLVHQFLSPQSNHRTDQYGGSLENRSRLAIEIADAVRDAVGEDYPVMFRLSATDWLEPEGWTTDQTVELTKALKEHGVDIVHVSTGGNTPWPGASTGPGYQVPFAARVREAAGLPTVAVGSITEPAQAEQILVDGQADVVALGRPLLLDPYWGVRASRTLGADEDFPLQYSRAARSLR; encoded by the coding sequence GTGACCGCGACCCGACTCTTCTCCCCCATCACCCTGCGTGGGCTGACCATCCCGAACCGCCTGTGGATGGCGCCGATGTGCCAGTACAGCGCCCCCGCCGAGGGCCCCCTGACGGGCGTGCCCGGCGAGTGGCACGCGCAGCACTACGGCGCCCGCGCCGTCGGCGGCGTCGGCGCGATCATCGTGGAGGCGACCGCGGTCGTCCCCGAGGGCCGAATCACCGCCTGGGACCTCGGCCTCTGGGACGAGGCGCAGGTCGAGGGCCACCGCCGCCTGACCGACTTCATGAAGGAACAGGGCGTCGTCCCCGTCGTCCAGCTCGCGCACGCCGGCCGCAAGGCCAGCACGAACCGCGAGTTCCTCGGCGGCCAGCCGCTCGACCCCGCCACCGATCGGCTCGGCTGGGAGGTCGTCGGCCCGAGCGCCATCGCGTTCGACGACGTGCTGCCCGTGCCGCACGACCTGTCGCTGGCTGAGATCGCGGGCGTCGTCGACGCCTTCGCCGCGGCCTCCCGCCGCGCCGTGGCCGCCGGCTACCAGATGATCGAGGTGCACGCCGCGCACGGCTACCTCGTCCACCAGTTCCTCTCGCCGCAGTCGAACCACCGCACCGACCAGTACGGCGGCTCCCTGGAGAACCGCTCGCGCCTGGCCATCGAGATCGCCGACGCGGTCCGCGACGCCGTCGGCGAGGACTACCCGGTCATGTTCCGCCTGTCGGCCACCGACTGGCTCGAACCCGAGGGCTGGACGACCGACCAGACCGTCGAGCTGACGAAGGCCCTCAAGGAGCACGGCGTCGACATCGTGCACGTCTCCACCGGCGGCAACACTCCCTGGCCGGGCGCCTCGACCGGACCCGGCTACCAGGTGCCGTTCGCGGCCCGCGTCCGCGAGGCTGCCGGGCTGCCGACCGTCGCCGTCGGCTCCATCACGGAGCCCGCCCAGGCCGAGCAGATCCTCGTCGACGGGCAGGCCGACGTGGTCGCGCTGGGCCGGCCGCTGCTGCTCGATCCCTACTGGGGAGTGCGCGCGTCCCGTACGCTCGGCGCCGACGAGGACTTCCCGCTGCAGTACTCGCGGGCGGCCAGGAGCCTGCGCTGA
- a CDS encoding GyrI-like domain-containing protein produces the protein MTDSAFPEAPFSAPTTIELAATPLAVVRYEGISLDGLPAAFDEGFPALGNLVGAGALDPTGPALALYRGEPEGIFDLEVGFPVSTILDGPLPAGDVSVVGSQLPAGPALATTHVGTYDGLGAAWADLTARAPALPTGVWVEVYVTDPSVAPEELRTDLILPLGD, from the coding sequence ATGACCGATTCTGCATTTCCCGAGGCACCGTTCTCCGCGCCCACAACCATCGAGCTCGCGGCGACGCCGCTGGCGGTGGTCCGCTACGAGGGCATCAGCCTGGATGGGCTGCCCGCCGCCTTCGACGAGGGCTTCCCCGCGCTCGGCAACCTGGTGGGGGCCGGCGCCCTCGACCCGACCGGCCCGGCGCTTGCCCTGTATCGCGGCGAACCCGAGGGCATCTTCGACCTGGAGGTCGGGTTCCCCGTCTCGACGATCCTCGACGGACCGCTGCCCGCGGGCGACGTGTCCGTGGTCGGCTCGCAGCTGCCCGCCGGGCCGGCGCTGGCGACCACGCACGTCGGCACCTATGACGGGCTCGGCGCGGCCTGGGCCGATCTCACCGCCCGGGCCCCGGCGCTGCCCACGGGCGTGTGGGTGGAGGTGTACGTCACAGACCCGAGCGTGGCTCCCGAGGAGCTGCGCACGGATCTGATCCTCCCCCTGGGGGACTGA
- the purL gene encoding phosphoribosylformylglycinamidine synthase subunit PurL, with amino-acid sequence MADTVENAFQTPDVEQPYAALGVKDDEYLRIKEILGRRPTSAELAMYSVMWSEHCSYKSSKVHLKKFGELSQDTPRGPLLAGIGENAGVVDIGQGYAVTFKAESHNHPSYVEPYQGAATGVGGIVRDILAMGARPIGVMDSLRFGPLDEPDTHRVLPGVVAGVGGYGNCLGLPNVGGEVQFDPSYLGNPLVNALCVGVLRHEDLHLARATGVGNQVILFGAATGGDGIGGASILASETFDETGPAKRPSVQVGDPFMEKLLIECTLELFQAGIVNGIQDFGAAGISCATSELASAGDGGMFVNLDLVPLRDPNLAPEEILMSESQERMMAVVEPANVERFMEICAKWDVLATVVGEVTDGDRLIISWHGETIVDVDPKTVAHEGPVYDRPYHRPDWIDALNADRAEDLPRDNSADAVRAMLLQVLAHPNVADKTWVTQQYDRYVRGNSVLAQPEDAGMLRIDESTGLGIALALDANSRFSYLNPYLGAQLSLAEAYRNVAVTGAEPVAITDCLNFGSPEDPEVMWQFSEAILGLVDACRELGIPVTGGNVSLYNQTASTPILPTPTVGVMGVIDDVATRLRSGFAHPGDAVLLLGETREELSGSIWEAVAHDAHLGGMPPQVVLGAEKALADVVVEAARRGLLSSAHDVSEGGLGVALAESAFRGGLGFAVTLPGDDPTVALFSESAARAVVSLSGASLAEFEALCTEHGVPVARIGEVTGGGELEFVGAFTVDLDEARRAWEAPLPEALG; translated from the coding sequence GTGGCAGACACCGTAGAGAACGCCTTCCAGACCCCCGACGTCGAGCAGCCCTACGCCGCCCTCGGCGTCAAGGACGACGAGTACCTCCGGATCAAGGAGATCCTCGGTCGGCGCCCCACCTCCGCCGAGCTCGCCATGTACTCGGTCATGTGGTCGGAGCACTGCTCGTACAAGTCCTCCAAGGTGCACCTGAAGAAGTTCGGGGAGCTCAGCCAGGACACGCCGCGCGGACCTCTGCTGGCCGGCATCGGCGAGAACGCCGGCGTCGTCGACATCGGCCAGGGCTACGCCGTCACGTTCAAGGCGGAGTCCCACAACCACCCGTCCTACGTCGAGCCCTACCAGGGCGCGGCGACCGGCGTCGGCGGCATCGTCCGCGACATCCTCGCGATGGGTGCGCGCCCGATCGGCGTGATGGACTCCCTGCGCTTCGGCCCGCTCGACGAGCCCGACACGCACCGCGTGCTGCCCGGCGTCGTCGCCGGCGTCGGCGGCTACGGCAACTGCCTCGGCCTGCCCAACGTCGGCGGAGAGGTCCAGTTCGATCCCTCCTACCTCGGCAATCCGCTCGTCAACGCTCTGTGCGTCGGCGTGCTCCGCCACGAGGACCTGCACCTAGCCCGCGCCACCGGCGTCGGCAACCAGGTCATCCTGTTCGGCGCGGCCACCGGCGGCGACGGCATCGGCGGCGCCTCCATCCTGGCCTCCGAGACGTTCGACGAGACCGGCCCGGCCAAGCGTCCCAGCGTCCAGGTCGGCGACCCGTTCATGGAGAAGCTGCTCATCGAGTGCACGCTCGAGCTGTTCCAGGCGGGCATCGTCAACGGCATCCAGGACTTCGGCGCCGCGGGCATCTCCTGCGCGACCTCCGAGCTGGCCTCGGCCGGCGACGGCGGCATGTTCGTCAACCTCGACCTCGTCCCCCTGCGCGACCCCAACCTCGCGCCGGAGGAGATCCTGATGAGCGAGTCCCAGGAGCGCATGATGGCGGTCGTCGAGCCCGCCAACGTCGAGCGCTTCATGGAGATCTGCGCCAAGTGGGACGTGCTGGCGACCGTGGTCGGCGAGGTCACCGACGGCGACCGCCTCATCATCTCGTGGCACGGCGAGACCATCGTCGACGTCGACCCGAAGACCGTCGCGCACGAGGGCCCCGTCTACGACCGCCCGTACCACCGCCCCGACTGGATCGACGCGCTGAACGCCGACCGCGCCGAGGACCTGCCGCGCGACAACTCCGCCGACGCCGTCCGCGCCATGCTCCTGCAGGTGCTCGCGCACCCCAACGTCGCCGACAAGACCTGGGTCACGCAGCAGTACGACCGCTACGTGCGGGGCAACTCCGTGCTGGCCCAGCCCGAGGACGCCGGCATGCTCCGCATCGACGAGTCCACCGGGCTAGGCATCGCGCTCGCCCTCGACGCCAACTCGCGCTTCTCGTACCTCAACCCGTACCTCGGCGCGCAGCTGTCGCTGGCCGAGGCCTACCGCAACGTCGCCGTCACCGGCGCCGAGCCGGTCGCCATCACCGACTGCCTCAACTTCGGCTCGCCCGAGGACCCCGAGGTCATGTGGCAGTTCTCCGAGGCCATCCTCGGCCTCGTCGACGCCTGCCGCGAGCTCGGCATCCCCGTCACCGGCGGCAACGTCAGCCTCTACAACCAGACCGCCTCGACCCCCATCCTCCCGACGCCCACCGTCGGCGTGATGGGCGTGATCGACGACGTCGCCACCCGCCTGCGCTCCGGCTTCGCCCACCCGGGCGACGCCGTGCTGCTGCTCGGCGAGACCCGGGAGGAGCTGTCCGGCTCCATCTGGGAGGCCGTCGCGCACGACGCGCACCTGGGCGGCATGCCCCCGCAGGTCGTGCTCGGCGCGGAGAAGGCGCTGGCCGACGTGGTGGTGGAGGCGGCCCGCCGCGGCCTGCTGTCGTCGGCCCACGACGTCAGCGAGGGCGGCCTCGGCGTCGCGCTCGCGGAGTCGGCGTTCCGGGGCGGCCTCGGCTTCGCCGTGACGCTGCCGGGCGACGACCCGACGGTCGCGCTGTTCTCGGAGTCCGCCGCCCGCGCCGTCGTGTCGCTGTCGGGGGCGTCCCTGGCCGAGTTCGAGGCGCTGTGCACCGAGCACGGTGTGCCCGTCGCCCGCATCGGTGAGGTCACCGGCGGGGGCGAGCTCGAGTTCGTGGGCGCGTTCACCGTCGACCTCGACGAGGCCCGCCGCGCCTGGGAGGCCCCGCTGCCGGAGGCCCTCGGCTGA